One Anthonomus grandis grandis chromosome 12, icAntGran1.3, whole genome shotgun sequence DNA window includes the following coding sequences:
- the LOC126743253 gene encoding uncharacterized protein LOC126743253, with translation MVFELTLLGALIFIFIISFCGLLQKIRQTYDRERLLAERIARRRAQERIQRHSNDSFAEVYMNGDNNNGSIFPEAPPPYSHYNIEPPPKYDEVVKVHQSSGNSQNENAPPPYSISITIENPEPVNRI, from the exons ATGGTATTTGAACTGACATTGTTGGGCGccctaatatttatttttatcatttcgTTTTGTGGATTATTGCAAAAGATCAGACAAACTTATGATAGAGAAAGGCTACTTGCTG AAAGAATCGCTCGTCGTAGAGCCCAAGAACGCATCCAAAGACACTCCAACGACTCATTCGCCGAAGTCTACATGAACGGAGACAACAATAACGGATCGATTTTCCCCGAGGCCCCTCCACCATATTCAC attacaaCATTGAACCACCACCAAAATACGACGAAGTGGTAAAAGTACATCAGTCAAGCGGAAATAGTCAAAACGAAAATGCCCCTCCACCATATTCGATTAGTATTACCATTGAAAACCCTGAGCCAGTTAATaggatataa